One genomic segment of Fusobacterium nucleatum includes these proteins:
- a CDS encoding histidinol-phosphate transaminase — MKDLHGGNIYKFQREGKNDILDYSSNINPLGVPQKFIDIAKENFDKLVNYPDPYYIELRKKIAEFNSVNIDNIIVGNGATEILFLYIRALKPKKVLILAPCFAEYERALKSVSAKIEYFELKESDHFYPNIINLKKEVENDNYDLLLFCNPNNPTGQFIKLEDIKEIIKTCENKNTKIFIDEAFIEFTESWKEKTVSLLKNKNVFIMRAFTKFFAIPGLRLGYGLGFDEDILKKMWEEKEPWTVNTFANLAGIVMLDDKEYIEKSEKWILEEKKFMYKKLSEFQYIKAYKTECNFILIKLTNISSESLREKMIEKNILIRDASNFKFLDYHFVRVAIKDRKSNLKMLETLAEFVEYK; from the coding sequence ATGAAAGATTTACATGGAGGGAATATTTATAAGTTTCAAAGGGAAGGTAAGAATGATATTTTAGATTACAGTTCTAATATAAATCCCTTGGGAGTACCACAAAAATTTATAGATATAGCAAAAGAAAATTTTGATAAATTGGTAAATTATCCTGACCCTTATTATATTGAATTAAGAAAAAAGATAGCAGAATTTAATTCAGTAAATATAGATAATATCATTGTTGGAAATGGAGCAACAGAAATACTTTTTCTTTATATAAGAGCTTTAAAACCTAAAAAAGTGTTAATATTAGCACCTTGTTTTGCAGAATATGAAAGAGCTTTAAAATCTGTTTCTGCAAAGATAGAGTATTTTGAGCTTAAAGAAAGTGATCATTTTTATCCTAATATAATAAATTTAAAAAAAGAAGTAGAAAATGATAATTATGATTTATTATTATTCTGTAATCCAAATAATCCCACAGGACAATTCATTAAATTAGAAGATATAAAAGAAATTATAAAAACTTGTGAAAATAAAAATACTAAAATTTTTATAGACGAAGCTTTTATAGAATTTACAGAGAGTTGGAAAGAAAAAACAGTTTCTCTATTAAAAAATAAAAATGTCTTTATAATGAGAGCTTTTACAAAATTTTTTGCTATACCAGGACTTAGGTTAGGTTATGGACTAGGTTTTGATGAGGATATCTTAAAAAAGATGTGGGAAGAAAAAGAACCTTGGACAGTAAACACTTTTGCAAATCTTGCAGGGATTGTAATGCTTGATGATAAAGAATATATTGAAAAATCTGAAAAATGGATTTTAGAAGAAAAGAAATTTATGTATAAAAAATTAAGTGAATTTCAATATATAAAAGCATATAAAACAGAATGTAATTTTATTTTAATAAAATTAACTAATATTAGTTCAGAAAGTCTAAGAGAGAAAATGATAGAGAAAAATATATTAATAAGAGATGCTTCAAATTTTAAATTTTTAGATTATCATTTTGTTAGAGTTGCAATTAAAGATAGAAAATCAAATTTAAAAATGTTAGAAACATTGGCTGAATTTGTTGAGTATAAGTAA
- the cbiB gene encoding adenosylcobinamide-phosphate synthase CbiB: MFNYFVVKFGLAYIIDLILGDPRWLYHPVIIIGKLISFLEKILYKAKNKIFSGAILNILTLSATFIVSLLLARAGYVIEIFFLYTTFATKSLADEGKKVYNILKSGNIEKAKKELSYLVSRDTNTLSLEKIIMSVVETIAENTVDGFISPAFFAFIGSFFYIEIFGEVISLALPFAMTYKAINTLDSMVGYKNEKYIDFGKVSARVDDVANFIPARLTGLIFVPLSSLILGYNFKNSLKIFFRDRNKHSSPNSGQSESAYAGALGVQFGGRITYFGKDYEKQKIGDKLKDFDYEDIKKAVNILYVVSFIATLIFIAIKMINVI, from the coding sequence ATGTTTAATTATTTTGTAGTAAAATTTGGATTAGCCTATATTATAGATTTGATATTAGGGGATCCAAGGTGGCTATATCATCCTGTTATTATAATAGGGAAGTTAATAAGTTTTTTAGAAAAAATTTTATATAAAGCTAAAAATAAAATATTTTCAGGAGCTATTTTAAATATTTTAACTTTAAGTGCAACTTTTATAGTCTCTTTACTTTTAGCGAGAGCAGGTTATGTTATAGAAATATTTTTTCTCTATACAACATTTGCAACTAAAAGTTTAGCAGATGAAGGAAAAAAAGTTTACAATATATTAAAATCAGGGAATATTGAAAAGGCAAAAAAAGAACTTTCATATCTTGTAAGTAGAGATACAAATACTCTATCACTTGAAAAAATTATTATGAGTGTAGTTGAAACAATAGCAGAAAATACAGTAGATGGTTTTATTTCTCCTGCATTCTTTGCTTTTATTGGAAGTTTCTTTTATATAGAAATATTTGGAGAAGTAATTTCTCTTGCTTTACCTTTTGCTATGACATATAAGGCAATAAATACTTTAGATTCTATGGTTGGTTATAAGAATGAAAAATATATAGATTTTGGAAAGGTTTCTGCAAGAGTTGATGATGTTGCAAACTTTATTCCAGCAAGACTTACAGGTCTAATATTTGTACCTTTATCAAGTTTAATATTGGGGTATAATTTTAAAAATTCTTTAAAAATATTTTTTAGGGATAGAAATAAACATTCAAGCCCAAACTCTGGACAAAGTGAGTCTGCTTATGCAGGAGCATTAGGAGTACAATTTGGTGGAAGAATTACTTATTTTGGTAAAGATTATGAAAAACAAAAAATAGGAGATAAATTAAAAGACTTTGATTATGAAGATATAAAAAAAGCAGTAAATATCTTATATGTTGTATCTTTTATAGCAACTTTAATATTTATTGCAATTAAAATGATAAATGTAATATAA
- a CDS encoding Fic family protein, giving the protein MKKELSPPFKITNEILNFIYEIGELVGKISAEKKFEKNLTLRRKNRIKTIYSSLAIEQNTLTLEQVTDVINGKRVLAPLKDIKEVQNAYEIYERIDELDENSVKDLLLAHKIMTSELIKESGRFRSKNAGVYQGDKLIHMGTLPEYIPELINNLFLWLKNSKEHPLIKAAVFHYEFEFIHPFQDGNGRIGRLWHSLILSKWKKLFAWLPVESLVQKYQKEYYIAINNSNRDGESTEFILFMLRIINETLIELVENKKTTDKMTDKMTDKNRERIKLVIKYLSQNNSINNKETQNLLNISEATAKRFLNKLVKENILEAVGEYKARKYIKK; this is encoded by the coding sequence ATGAAAAAAGAACTTTCACCACCTTTTAAAATAACAAATGAAATACTTAATTTTATATATGAAATTGGAGAACTTGTTGGGAAAATAAGTGCAGAAAAAAAATTTGAAAAAAATTTGACATTGAGGAGAAAAAATAGGATTAAAACTATTTATTCCTCATTAGCTATAGAGCAAAATACTTTGACACTTGAGCAGGTTACTGATGTAATAAATGGAAAAAGAGTTTTAGCACCTCTTAAAGATATAAAAGAAGTTCAAAATGCTTATGAAATATATGAAAGAATTGATGAACTTGATGAAAACTCAGTAAAAGATTTATTGTTAGCACATAAAATAATGACAAGTGAGTTAATAAAAGAGAGTGGAAGATTTAGAAGTAAAAATGCAGGAGTATATCAAGGAGATAAATTAATACATATGGGAACTTTACCTGAATATATACCTGAATTAATAAATAATTTATTTTTATGGCTTAAAAATAGTAAAGAACATCCTTTAATAAAGGCAGCAGTTTTCCATTATGAATTTGAATTTATTCATCCATTTCAAGATGGAAATGGTAGAATAGGAAGACTTTGGCATAGTCTTATTCTTTCTAAGTGGAAAAAGCTTTTTGCATGGTTACCAGTAGAAAGCTTAGTACAGAAATATCAAAAAGAATATTATATTGCAATAAATAATTCAAATAGAGATGGAGAATCTACAGAATTTATTTTATTTATGTTAAGAATTATTAATGAAACCTTAATAGAATTAGTTGAAAATAAAAAAACGACCGATAAAATGACCGATAAAATGACCGATAAAAATAGAGAGAGAATAAAATTAGTTATCAAATATTTAAGTCAAAATAATTCTATTAATAACAAAGAAACACAAAACTTGTTGAATATCTCAGAGGCAACAGCAAAAAGATTTTTAAATAAATTGGTTAAAGAAAATATTTTAGAAGCTGTTGGAGAATATAAAGCAAGAAAATATATAAAAAAATAA
- a CDS encoding precorrin-8X methylmutase — protein MSYIKIPGDIEKRSFEIIEEELGDKVKKFSESELLIVKRIVHTSADFEYADLIEFQNNAIENGLKALEKGCKIYCDTNMIVNGLSKPALAKYNCSAYSLVSDKEVIEEAKKEGLTRSIVGMRKAGKDPETKIFILGNAPTALYQLKEMIEKGEIEKPALVIGVPVGFVGAAESKEEFKKLGVPYITINGRKGGSTIGVAILHGIIYQIYKREGFHA, from the coding sequence ATGAGTTATATAAAAATACCGGGAGATATAGAGAAAAGAAGTTTTGAAATTATTGAAGAAGAATTAGGAGATAAAGTGAAAAAATTCTCTGAAAGTGAATTACTTATAGTTAAAAGAATAGTCCATACTTCAGCAGATTTTGAATATGCTGATTTAATAGAATTTCAAAATAATGCAATAGAAAATGGATTAAAAGCCTTAGAAAAAGGTTGTAAAATTTATTGTGATACAAATATGATAGTGAACGGACTTAGTAAACCTGCTTTAGCTAAATATAATTGTTCTGCTTACTCATTAGTTTCTGATAAAGAAGTAATTGAAGAAGCTAAAAAAGAAGGACTTACTCGTTCGATAGTTGGAATGAGAAAAGCAGGGAAAGACCCTGAAACAAAAATATTTATTTTAGGAAATGCACCTACTGCACTATATCAATTAAAGGAAATGATAGAAAAAGGTGAGATAGAAAAACCTGCCTTAGTTATAGGAGTTCCTGTTGGTTTTGTTGGAGCAGCAGAATCAAAAGAAGAATTTAAAAAATTAGGTGTTCCATACATCACAATAAATGGTAGAAAAGGAGGAAGCACAATAGGAGTTGCTATACTTCATGGAATTATTTATCAAATATATAAAAGAGAAGGTTTTCACGCATAA
- a CDS encoding YadA-like family protein has protein sequence MKKSNLKLSILSLLILLIQNSHADEYNYQAGLGSIAYPNRNVAVGSSYRENNVENKNVAGAPDKIIDYATAIGIANKATYHYSSAFGFQNESTADSSSAFGYRNKANRGYSSAFGARNMTKGIYSSAFGYMNKVIGDSSSAFGARYAVTGNSSGAFGVGKTSFSDEHEYINEGNNSYMIGNKNKIASGSDDNFILGNNVAIGAGITKSVVLGDSSTSGGSNTVSVGSATLKRKIVNVGDGEISATSTDAVTGKQLYSGDGIDTSAWKNKLGVNSGGVINTGTGTDSTAVGVNNIAKGNSSSAFGYRNEASEENSSAFGYFNTAGRKNSSAFGRANTASGENSSAFGYFNNATKENSSAFGHWNKARGKNSSAFGYKNIANGENSSAFGFFNIVNGENSSAFGYRNNIGQLKKDDWGDFVPDVNYGKQSLVFGTKYSVTGNYSGVFGVGELNGNDYKYINEGNNSYMIGNKNKIASGSDDNFILGNNVAIGTGIQNSVVLGNNSTVSSSNTVSVGSATLKRKIVNVGDGEISATSTDAVTGKQLYSGDGIDTSAWKNKLGVGNTVDLTSYTKRDTSNLTASDVTTWQSKLDVTKKADYKDANDIDVDKWKTKLGVGSGTPVDAYTKTESDNKFVDKTSYNTDKSNFATKNDLGKFADASSTNIDVNKWRARLGVGSSSGTTNTSTAAGGLALGEGTTVTGEYSTAVGYKNNVSGNHSGAFGDPNVVTGNHSYAFGNNNTINGDNNFVLGNNVTIGTGIQNSVALGNNSTVSSSNEVSVGSKGKERKITNVADGEVSATSTDAVTGKQLYKAMQNSGATGIENLRNEVNEKIDNVEDEVRGVGSLSAALAGLHPMQYDPKAPAQIMAALGHYKNKQSVAVGLSYYFNDRFMMSAGVALSGEKKSKSMANVGFTLKLGKGSGVTYQETPQYVVQNEVKRLTVENQDLKAKVNKQDNKMKEQDEKIKNLEEKLNMLLKNK, from the coding sequence ATGAAAAAATCTAATTTAAAATTATCAATTCTTAGTCTTCTTATTTTATTAATACAAAATTCTCATGCAGATGAATATAATTATCAAGCTGGACTTGGAAGTATAGCTTATCCAAATAGAAATGTAGCAGTGGGAAGTAGTTACAGAGAGAATAACGTTGAAAATAAAAATGTAGCAGGTGCTCCTGACAAGATTATAGACTATGCAACAGCTATAGGGATAGCTAATAAAGCTACATATCATTATAGTTCTGCTTTCGGCTTTCAGAATGAGTCAACTGCTGATTCTAGTTCTGCTTTTGGTTATAGAAATAAGGCTAATCGTGGATATAGTTCTGCTTTTGGAGCTAGAAATATGACTAAAGGGATTTATAGCTCTGCTTTTGGTTATATGAACAAAGTTATTGGTGATTCTAGCTCTGCTTTTGGAGCTAGGTATGCAGTTACAGGTAATTCTTCTGGTGCTTTTGGTGTAGGAAAAACATCTTTTTCTGATGAACATGAATATATAAATGAAGGTAATAATTCATATATGATAGGTAATAAAAATAAAATTGCTAGTGGCTCTGATGATAACTTTATTTTAGGTAATAATGTTGCTATTGGTGCTGGTATTACTAAATCTGTTGTTTTAGGAGATAGCTCTACTTCAGGTGGAAGTAATACTGTTTCTGTTGGTTCTGCTACTTTAAAAAGAAAGATAGTTAATGTTGGAGACGGAGAAATTTCTGCTACTTCTACTGATGCTGTTACTGGTAAACAATTATATAGTGGAGATGGAATTGATACTAGTGCTTGGAAAAACAAATTAGGAGTCAACTCTGGAGGTGTAATTAATACTGGTACAGGAACTGATAGTACAGCTGTAGGAGTTAATAATATAGCCAAAGGAAATTCTAGTTCTGCTTTCGGATATAGAAATGAAGCTAGTGAAGAGAATAGTTCTGCTTTCGGATATTTTAATACAGCTGGTAGAAAAAATAGTTCCGCTTTTGGACGAGCTAATACAGCTAGTGGAGAGAATAGTTCTGCTTTCGGATATTTTAATAATGCTACTAAAGAAAATAGCTCTGCTTTTGGACATTGGAATAAAGCTAGGGGAAAAAATAGTTCTGCTTTTGGATATAAGAATATAGCTAATGGAGAGAATAGTTCTGCTTTTGGGTTTTTTAATATAGTCAATGGAGAGAATAGTTCTGCTTTTGGATATAGAAATAATATTGGTCAATTAAAAAAAGATGATTGGGGTGATTTTGTTCCAGATGTAAACTATGGTAAACAATCATTAGTTTTTGGAACTAAATATAGTGTCACTGGAAACTATTCTGGTGTTTTTGGTGTAGGTGAATTAAATGGTAATGATTATAAATATATAAATGAGGGTAATAATTCATATATGATAGGTAACAAAAATAAAATTGCTAGTGGCTCTGATGATAACTTTATTTTAGGTAATAATGTTGCTATTGGTACTGGTATTCAAAATTCTGTTGTACTAGGTAACAACTCAACTGTTTCTTCTTCTAATACTGTTTCTGTTGGTTCTGCTACTTTAAAAAGAAAGATAGTTAATGTTGGAGATGGAGAAATTTCTGCTACTTCTACTGATGCTGTTACTGGTAAACAATTATATAGTGGAGATGGAATTGATACTAGTGCTTGGAAAAACAAATTAGGAGTTGGTAACACTGTTGATTTGACTTCTTATACTAAGAGAGATACTTCTAATTTAACAGCTTCTGATGTCACTACTTGGCAATCTAAATTAGATGTCACTAAAAAAGCTGATTATAAAGATGCTAATGACATTGATGTTGATAAGTGGAAGACTAAATTAGGTGTTGGTTCTGGAACTCCTGTTGATGCTTATACTAAAACTGAAAGTGATAATAAATTTGTAGATAAAACTTCTTATAACACTGATAAAAGTAATTTTGCTACTAAAAATGATTTAGGTAAATTTGCTGATGCTAGTTCAACTAATATTGATGTTAATAAGTGGAGGGCTAGGTTAGGTGTTGGTTCTAGTAGTGGTACAACCAATACTTCCACTGCTGCTGGTGGTCTTGCTCTTGGTGAAGGAACTACTGTTACTGGTGAGTATTCTACTGCTGTTGGTTATAAAAATAATGTCAGTGGTAATCATTCAGGTGCTTTTGGAGACCCTAATGTCGTTACTGGTAATCATTCTTATGCCTTTGGTAATAATAACACTATAAATGGAGATAATAACTTTGTTCTTGGTAATAATGTTACTATAGGTACTGGTATTCAAAATTCAGTAGCATTAGGAAATAACTCAACTGTTTCTTCTTCTAATGAAGTTTCTGTTGGTAGTAAAGGTAAAGAGAGAAAAATTACTAATGTAGCTGATGGAGAAGTTTCTGCTACATCTACTGATGCTGTTACTGGTAAACAATTATATAAGGCTATGCAAAATTCAGGTGCTACTGGTATTGAAAACTTAAGAAATGAAGTTAATGAAAAGATTGATAATGTTGAGGATGAAGTAAGAGGTGTAGGTTCTTTAAGTGCTGCTCTTGCTGGATTACATCCTATGCAATATGACCCTAAAGCTCCTGCACAAATTATGGCTGCATTAGGACATTATAAAAATAAACAATCAGTTGCTGTTGGATTAAGTTATTATTTTAATGATAGATTTATGATGAGTGCAGGTGTTGCTCTTTCAGGAGAAAAAAAA
- a CDS encoding cobyric acid synthase has translation MKKANLMIVGTSSGAGKSLFVTALCRIFYKDKYKVSPFKSQNMALNSYITKDGKEMGRAQVVQAEASGLEPSVNMNPILLKPSTMNKIQIIVCGKSIGNMSGVEYNQYKKNLIPILKETYSKIENKNDIVVIEGAGSPAEINIKEEDISNFAMARIADAPVILVADIDRGGVFASIYGTIMLLNEEDRKRIKGIVINKFRGNKEVLKPGFEIIENLTGVKTLGVIPYTNIDIEDEDSLSEKYKSFKLTKNSNKIKISVIKLKHISNVTDIDALSIYNDVEIQFASERSQIGNEDLIIIPGSKNTIDDLKWLKESGIAEEIIKRARTEAIIFGICGGFQILGNKVKDSYHIEGDIEELNGLGLLDLETIMENEKTLVQYKGKLVVDNGILKTLNNFEIKGYEIHQGITQGNEKNLTTDDRTIFVNRDNIIATYLHGIFDNKNFTDVLLNEIRRRKGLEEVNNNISYEEYKLKEFDKLEKLVRENVDIDEIYKIIDLK, from the coding sequence ATGAAAAAAGCTAATTTAATGATTGTTGGAACTTCATCAGGAGCAGGAAAAAGTTTATTTGTTACTGCACTATGTAGAATTTTTTATAAGGATAAGTATAAAGTTTCTCCTTTTAAATCACAAAATATGGCTCTTAATTCATACATTACAAAAGATGGAAAAGAAATGGGAAGAGCACAAGTTGTTCAGGCAGAGGCTAGTGGGTTAGAGCCTAGTGTTAATATGAATCCAATTCTTTTAAAACCTTCAACTATGAATAAAATTCAAATAATAGTTTGTGGAAAATCTATTGGTAATATGTCAGGTGTTGAATACAATCAATATAAAAAAAATTTAATTCCTATTTTAAAAGAAACTTATTCTAAAATAGAAAATAAAAATGATATAGTTGTGATTGAAGGTGCAGGAAGTCCAGCAGAGATAAATATAAAAGAAGAAGATATTTCAAATTTTGCTATGGCAAGAATTGCAGATGCACCAGTAATTTTAGTTGCAGACATAGATAGAGGGGGAGTTTTTGCTTCAATCTATGGAACAATTATGCTTTTAAATGAAGAAGATAGAAAAAGAATAAAAGGTATAGTTATAAATAAATTTAGAGGTAATAAAGAAGTTTTGAAACCAGGCTTTGAAATAATAGAAAATTTAACAGGTGTTAAGACCTTAGGTGTTATACCTTATACAAATATAGATATTGAAGATGAAGATAGTTTAAGTGAAAAATATAAAAGTTTTAAATTAACTAAAAATTCAAATAAAATAAAAATTTCAGTGATAAAATTAAAACATATTTCAAATGTAACAGATATCGATGCCTTATCTATTTATAATGATGTTGAAATACAATTTGCAAGTGAAAGAAGTCAAATAGGAAATGAGGATTTAATAATAATTCCAGGTTCTAAAAATACAATAGATGATTTAAAATGGCTTAAAGAAAGTGGAATAGCAGAGGAAATCATAAAAAGAGCTAGGACAGAAGCTATCATTTTTGGTATTTGTGGAGGTTTCCAAATTTTAGGAAACAAGGTTAAAGATTCTTATCATATTGAGGGAGATATAGAAGAATTAAATGGTTTAGGACTTTTAGATTTAGAAACTATTATGGAAAATGAAAAAACTCTTGTTCAATATAAAGGAAAATTAGTTGTTGATAATGGAATTTTAAAAACTTTAAATAACTTTGAAATCAAAGGCTATGAAATTCATCAGGGGATTACACAAGGAAATGAGAAAAATTTAACTACTGATGATAGAACTATTTTTGTAAATAGAGATAATATTATTGCAACTTATTTACATGGAATTTTTGATAATAAAAATTTTACTGATGTTCTTTTAAATGAAATAAGGAGAAGAAAAGGTTTAGAAGAAGTTAATAATAATATTTCTTATGAAGAATATAAGTTAAAAGAGTTTGATAAATTAGAAAAATTAGTTAGAGAAAATGTTGATATAGATGAAATATATAAAATTATAGATTTAAAATAA
- a CDS encoding VOC family protein: protein MNKITCICLGVKNMEKSIKFYRDGLGYKTNCKENNPPVCFFDTPGTKFELYPLDLLVKDIDESSLKIGSGFSGFTLAYNVEKKEDVDKVIELVKNAGGKIIKEPQNVFWGGYHAYFSDLDNYFWEVVWGPDFQFDENGLLKF from the coding sequence ATGAATAAAATTACTTGTATTTGTTTAGGTGTAAAAAATATGGAGAAGTCAATAAAATTTTATAGAGATGGTTTGGGATATAAAACAAATTGCAAAGAAAATAATCCTCCAGTTTGTTTCTTTGATACACCAGGAACAAAGTTTGAATTATATCCACTGGATTTATTGGTAAAAGATATTGATGAGAGCAGTCTTAAAATTGGAAGTGGTTTTAGTGGATTTACCTTAGCATATAATGTTGAGAAAAAAGAAGATGTTGATAAAGTTATTGAATTAGTTAAAAATGCAGGAGGAAAAATTATTAAAGAACCCCAAAATGTTTTTTGGGGAGGCTATCATGCATATTTTTCTGATTTGGATAATTATTTTTGGGAAGTAGTATGGGGACCAGATTTTCAATTTGATGAAAATGGCTTACTAAAATTTTAA
- a CDS encoding DUF4299 domain-containing protein, with the protein MSISFYVKNKKKFLGYEAVLNVEEALTILDKKLNSYNTGNIDVNDLLLSPVSNYECLLIGEDKVSARGFELSYDNKNKDYAVRIFTPSSREDWLLALEYIKALAKKFGSEIVNERGEVYTVDNIDKFNYESDILYGIEVITSNMKSGEAHNYTIFGIDRVVSLNQEMLDKINNSDSPIDTFSNIVKEIQYLDAYSAHQQFYKNNEDYRIMGAYTLTQNLRTILPYKPTVEFQNSDIVKDDEVSCWNIGLVTINGDENDPNSYQVAGNLNYDDFIKKLPINKYKFIDASYIMVEPLSKEEILDLLK; encoded by the coding sequence ATGAGTATAAGTTTTTATGTAAAGAACAAGAAAAAATTTTTAGGTTATGAAGCAGTTTTAAATGTTGAAGAGGCATTGACTATATTGGATAAGAAGCTTAACAGTTATAATACTGGAAATATTGATGTTAATGATTTATTATTATCTCCTGTTTCTAATTATGAATGTCTTTTAATTGGTGAAGATAAAGTAAGTGCAAGAGGTTTTGAATTATCTTATGATAATAAAAATAAAGATTATGCTGTAAGGATTTTTACACCATCTTCAAGAGAAGATTGGCTTTTAGCCTTGGAATATATAAAAGCATTGGCTAAAAAATTTGGTTCAGAAATTGTAAATGAAAGAGGAGAAGTATATACAGTTGATAATATTGATAAATTTAACTATGAAAGTGATATACTTTATGGAATAGAAGTAATTACATCAAACATGAAATCTGGAGAAGCACATAACTATACTATTTTTGGTATAGATAGAGTTGTTTCTTTAAATCAAGAAATGTTAGATAAAATAAATAACTCAGATAGTCCTATTGATACTTTTTCAAATATAGTAAAAGAAATTCAATATTTAGATGCTTATTCAGCACATCAACAATTTTATAAAAATAATGAAGATTATAGAATTATGGGAGCTTATACTCTTACCCAAAATCTTAGAACAATTCTTCCTTATAAACCTACTGTTGAGTTTCAAAACTCAGATATTGTGAAAGATGATGAGGTTTCTTGTTGGAATATTGGTCTAGTAACTATTAATGGAGATGAAAATGATCCAAACAGTTATCAAGTCGCAGGGAATTTGAATTATGATGATTTCATAAAGAAATTACCAATAAATAAATATAAATTTATAGATGCTTCATATATTATGGTTGAGCCATTAAGTAAAGAAGAAATTTTAGACTTATTAAAATAG
- a CDS encoding cobyrinate a,c-diamide synthase, whose product MKAFMLAGVSSGIGKTTISMALMSAFNNVSPFKVGPDYIDPGFHEFITGNKSYNLDIFMMGEQGVKYSFYKHHKDISIIEGVMGLYDGMDNSLDNNSSAHIARFLGIPVILVLDGVGKSTSIAAQVLGYKMFDPRVNIAGVIINKVSSTKTYAIFKEAIENYTGVKCLGFIEKNDKLNISSRHLGLLQANEVEDLREKLSILKNLVLQNIDLKEIERIASVQTRIFNENKTEIEPPLYISYLKDRYVGKIIAIAQDRAFSFYYNDNIEFLEYMGFKVRYFSPIKDSKVPECDVIYLGGGYPENFAEELSNNKEMIKSIKENYEQGKNILAECGGFMYLSNGIEQTDGKIFKMCGLVPCVVNMTDRLDISRFGYISINNKNDIEVAKGHEFHYSKLKAVLEDTRKFKAEKKDGRTWECIFNEKNLYAGYPHIHFFGSYKFIEEVF is encoded by the coding sequence ATGAAAGCATTTATGCTTGCTGGTGTAAGTAGTGGGATTGGAAAAACAACAATATCTATGGCATTAATGTCTGCTTTTAATAATGTTTCACCATTTAAAGTTGGACCTGACTATATAGATCCTGGTTTTCATGAATTTATAACAGGAAATAAAAGTTACAATTTAGATATATTTATGATGGGAGAACAAGGAGTTAAATATAGTTTCTATAAACATCATAAGGATATTTCAATAATTGAAGGTGTTATGGGGCTATATGATGGAATGGATAATTCTTTAGATAATAATAGTTCTGCACATATTGCAAGATTTTTAGGAATACCTGTTATTTTGGTTTTAGATGGTGTTGGAAAGAGCACAAGTATTGCTGCACAAGTTTTAGGATACAAAATGTTTGACCCAAGAGTAAATATAGCAGGAGTAATTATAAATAAAGTATCAAGTACCAAAACTTATGCTATATTCAAAGAAGCTATTGAAAATTATACTGGTGTTAAGTGTTTAGGTTTTATTGAAAAAAATGATAAGCTAAATATTTCAAGTAGGCACTTAGGACTTTTACAAGCAAATGAAGTTGAAGATTTAAGAGAGAAATTATCTATTCTAAAAAATCTTGTATTGCAAAATATAGATTTAAAAGAGATAGAAAGAATTGCAAGTGTACAAACTCGTATCTTTAATGAAAATAAAACTGAAATAGAACCTCCATTATATATATCATATTTAAAAGATAGATATGTTGGAAAGATTATTGCAATAGCACAAGATAGGGCATTTTCATTTTATTATAATGATAATATAGAATTTTTGGAATATATGGGCTTTAAAGTAAGATATTTTTCCCCAATAAAAGATAGTAAAGTTCCTGAATGTGATGTTATTTACTTAGGAGGAGGCTATCCAGAAAATTTTGCAGAAGAATTATCAAATAATAAAGAAATGATTAAATCAATTAAAGAAAACTATGAGCAAGGTAAAAATATTTTAGCTGAATGTGGAGGCTTTATGTATCTAAGTAATGGCATAGAGCAAACAGATGGTAAAATATTTAAGATGTGTGGCTTAGTACCTTGTGTAGTAAATATGACAGATAGATTAGATATTTCAAGATTTGGTTATATATCAATAAATAATAAAAATGATATTGAAGTTGCAAAAGGACATGAATTTCACTATTCAAAATTAAAAGCTGTATTAGAAGATACAAGAAAATTTAAAGCAGAAAAAAAAGATGGTAGAACTTGGGAATGTATATTTAATGAAAAAAATTTATATGCAGGCTACCCACATATACATTTTTTTGGAAGCTATAAATTTATAGAAGAGGTATTTTAA